Proteins encoded in a region of the Esox lucius isolate fEsoLuc1 chromosome 9, fEsoLuc1.pri, whole genome shotgun sequence genome:
- the LOC105009637 gene encoding polymeric immunoglobulin receptor isoform X4, translating into MRILLIVTLLAFMTGCVSSFTVPGYSGGTVFIYCHYERGDIIDKKYFCMAPEYNMSQSCEVKIRASSQNTWQHRGRFSLYDDTERNLFTVVIRQLTREDEGIYWCGVDKPGVPDSYTKVEMEVKDDKCCNKSVTETVDLGGEANIICNYPEKHEESIKYFCKERNESDCEYKISTKHYITSGRYTLSKKRTERHYTVIIRGLTEDDGGIYWCGEEKEGSYIALIKLVNLLVRTPSKPSTSSPALSSSSTLTGPGTPGIILVCVCLVVFLLVVSLFIVYRWKHNKTTANSSGKRVNRDTEINREGFHAGGDYVEIDERPLQSERGNTTASIYTTIDFHKDPSCPNEATTTISKEDTSSCDCATVNVDQNSTYPTVNHPHSTSEAPSIYSTVSKQGDT; encoded by the exons ATGAGGATCCTGCTGATAGTCACCCTGCTGGCCTTCATGACAG GTTGTGTGAGCTCATTCACAGTGCCTGGATACTCTGGAGGAACTGTCTTCATCTACTGTCATTATGAAAGAGGAGACATaattgacaaaaaatatttctgcatGGCGCCAGAGTACAATATGAGTCAGAGTTGTGAGGTTAAAATTAGAGCCAGTAGTCAGAACACCTGGCAGCACAGAGGTAGATTCTCTCTGTATGACGACACTGAGAGAAACTTATTCACGGTGGTCATCAGACAACTGACCAGAGAAGATGAAGGAATCTACTGGTGTGGAGTGGATAAACCTGGTGTACCTGACAGTTATACCAAGGTGGAGATGGAAGTAAAAGACG ATAAATGCTGTAATAAGTCAGTCACAGAGACGGTCGATCTGGGAGGAGAAGCTAACATCATCTGTAACTATCCAGAGAAACATGAGGAAAGCATCAAGTATTTCTGCAAGGAAAGGAATGAATCAGATTGTGAATACAAAATATCAAccaaacattacattacatcagGAAGATACACTCTATCTAAgaaaagaacagagagacaTTACACTGTGATAATCCGTGGGCTGACTGAAGATGATGGTGGAATATACTGGTGTGGGGAGGAGAAAGAAGGCAGTTACATCGCACTGATCAAACTCGTGAATTTGCTGGTTAGAA CACCATCCAAACCCTCCACCAGCTCCCCAG cattatcatcatcatcaacactTACTGGACCTG gtacTCCAGGTATcatcttggtgtgtgtgtgtctggttgtgttTCTGCTGGTGGTCAGTCTTTTCATAGTCTACAGATGGAAACACAACAAGACAACCG CCAACTCTTCAGGGAAGAGGGTGAACAGAGACACTGAAATCAACAGAGAG GGTTTTCATGCTGGCGGTGACTATGTGGAGATAGACGAACGCCCCCTACAGTCAGAAAGAGGCAATACAACTGCCTCCATCTACACCACCATCGACTTCCACAAGGATCCCAGCTGCCCCAATGaagccaccaccaccatcagtaAAGAGGACACATCCTCCTGTGACTGTGCTACTGTAAATGTTGATCAAAACTCCACCTACCCTACTGTCAATCATCCACACAGCACATCTGAAGCTCCATCCATCTACTCCACA
- the LOC105009637 gene encoding polymeric immunoglobulin receptor isoform X2, with the protein MRILLIFTLLAFMTGCVSSFTVPGYSGGTVFIYCHYERGDIIDKKYFCMAPEYNMSQSCEVKIRASSQNTWQHRGRFSLYDDTERNLFTVVIRQLTREDEGIYWCGVDKPGVPDSYTKVEMEVKDDKCCNKSVTETVDLGGEANIICNYPEKHEESIKYFCKERNESDCEYKISTKHYITSGRYTLSKKRTERHYTVIIRGLTEDDGGIYWCGEEKEGSYIALIKLVNLLVRKGAPSLIAEYACLSPSHHPHNENKKPPPAPSKPSTSSPALSSSSTLTGPGTPGIILVCVCLVVFLLVVSLFIVYRWKHNKTTANSSGKRVNRDTEINREGFHAGGDYVEIDERPLQSERGNTTASIYTTIDFHKDPSCPNEATTTISKEDTSSCDCATVNVDQNSTYPTVNHPHSTSEAPSIYSTVSKQGDT; encoded by the exons GTTGTGTGAGCTCATTCACAGTGCCTGGATACTCTGGAGGAACTGTCTTCATCTACTGTCATTATGAAAGAGGAGACATaattgacaaaaaatatttctgcatGGCGCCAGAGTACAATATGAGTCAGAGTTGTGAGGTTAAAATTAGAGCCAGTAGTCAGAACACCTGGCAGCACAGAGGTAGATTCTCTCTGTATGACGACACTGAGAGAAACTTATTCACGGTGGTCATCAGACAACTGACCAGAGAAGATGAAGGAATCTACTGGTGTGGAGTGGATAAACCTGGTGTACCTGACAGTTATACCAAGGTGGAGATGGAAGTAAAAGACG ATAAATGCTGTAATAAGTCAGTCACAGAGACGGTCGATCTGGGAGGAGAAGCTAACATCATCTGTAACTATCCAGAGAAACATGAGGAAAGCATCAAGTATTTCTGCAAGGAAAGGAATGAATCAGATTGTGAATACAAAATATCAAccaaacattacattacatcagGAAGATACACTCTATCTAAgaaaagaacagagagacaTTACACTGTGATAATCCGTGGGCTGACTGAAGATGATGGTGGAATATACTGGTGTGGGGAGGAGAAAGAAGGCAGTTACATCGCACTGATCAAACTCGTGAATTTGCTGGTTAGAA AGGGAGCTCCATCTCTGATTGCAGAAtatgcctgtctctctccctctcaccacccacacaatgaaaacaaaaaacctcCACCAGCACCATCCAAACCCTCCACCAGCTCCCCAG cattatcatcatcatcaacactTACTGGACCTG gtacTCCAGGTATcatcttggtgtgtgtgtgtctggttgtgttTCTGCTGGTGGTCAGTCTTTTCATAGTCTACAGATGGAAACACAACAAGACAACCG CCAACTCTTCAGGGAAGAGGGTGAACAGAGACACTGAAATCAACAGAGAG GGTTTTCATGCTGGCGGTGACTATGTGGAGATAGACGAACGCCCCCTACAGTCAGAAAGAGGCAATACAACTGCCTCCATCTACACCACCATCGACTTCCACAAGGATCCCAGCTGCCCCAATGaagccaccaccaccatcagtaAAGAGGACACATCCTCCTGTGACTGTGCTACTGTAAATGTTGATCAAAACTCCACCTACCCTACTGTCAATCATCCACACAGCACATCTGAAGCTCCATCCATCTACTCCACA
- the LOC105009637 gene encoding polymeric immunoglobulin receptor isoform X1 yields MRILLIVTLLAFMTGCVSSFTVPGYSGGTVFIYCHYERGDIIDKKYFCMAPEYNMSQSCEVKIRASSQNTWQHRGRFSLYDDTERNLFTVVIRQLTREDEGIYWCGVDKPGVPDSYTKVEMEVKDDKCCNKSVTETVDLGGEANIICNYPEKHEESIKYFCKERNESDCEYKISTKHYITSGRYTLSKKRTERHYTVIIRGLTEDDGGIYWCGEEKEGSYIALIKLVNLLVRKGAPSLIAEYACLSPSHHPHNENKKPPPAPSKPSTSSPALSSSSTLTGPGTPGIILVCVCLVVFLLVVSLFIVYRWKHNKTTANSSGKRVNRDTEINREGFHAGGDYVEIDERPLQSERGNTTASIYTTIDFHKDPSCPNEATTTISKEDTSSCDCATVNVDQNSTYPTVNHPHSTSEAPSIYSTVSKQGDT; encoded by the exons ATGAGGATCCTGCTGATAGTCACCCTGCTGGCCTTCATGACAG GTTGTGTGAGCTCATTCACAGTGCCTGGATACTCTGGAGGAACTGTCTTCATCTACTGTCATTATGAAAGAGGAGACATaattgacaaaaaatatttctgcatGGCGCCAGAGTACAATATGAGTCAGAGTTGTGAGGTTAAAATTAGAGCCAGTAGTCAGAACACCTGGCAGCACAGAGGTAGATTCTCTCTGTATGACGACACTGAGAGAAACTTATTCACGGTGGTCATCAGACAACTGACCAGAGAAGATGAAGGAATCTACTGGTGTGGAGTGGATAAACCTGGTGTACCTGACAGTTATACCAAGGTGGAGATGGAAGTAAAAGACG ATAAATGCTGTAATAAGTCAGTCACAGAGACGGTCGATCTGGGAGGAGAAGCTAACATCATCTGTAACTATCCAGAGAAACATGAGGAAAGCATCAAGTATTTCTGCAAGGAAAGGAATGAATCAGATTGTGAATACAAAATATCAAccaaacattacattacatcagGAAGATACACTCTATCTAAgaaaagaacagagagacaTTACACTGTGATAATCCGTGGGCTGACTGAAGATGATGGTGGAATATACTGGTGTGGGGAGGAGAAAGAAGGCAGTTACATCGCACTGATCAAACTCGTGAATTTGCTGGTTAGAA AGGGAGCTCCATCTCTGATTGCAGAAtatgcctgtctctctccctctcaccacccacacaatgaaaacaaaaaacctcCACCAGCACCATCCAAACCCTCCACCAGCTCCCCAG cattatcatcatcatcaacactTACTGGACCTG gtacTCCAGGTATcatcttggtgtgtgtgtgtctggttgtgttTCTGCTGGTGGTCAGTCTTTTCATAGTCTACAGATGGAAACACAACAAGACAACCG CCAACTCTTCAGGGAAGAGGGTGAACAGAGACACTGAAATCAACAGAGAG GGTTTTCATGCTGGCGGTGACTATGTGGAGATAGACGAACGCCCCCTACAGTCAGAAAGAGGCAATACAACTGCCTCCATCTACACCACCATCGACTTCCACAAGGATCCCAGCTGCCCCAATGaagccaccaccaccatcagtaAAGAGGACACATCCTCCTGTGACTGTGCTACTGTAAATGTTGATCAAAACTCCACCTACCCTACTGTCAATCATCCACACAGCACATCTGAAGCTCCATCCATCTACTCCACA
- the LOC105009637 gene encoding polymeric immunoglobulin receptor isoform X3, which produces MRILLIVTLLAFMTGCVSSFTVPGYSGGTVFIYCHYERGDIIDKKYFCMAPEYNMSQSCEVKIRASSQNTWQHRGRFSLYDDTERNLFTVVIRQLTREDEGIYWCGVDKPGVPDSYTKVEMEVKDDKCCNKSVTETVDLGGEANIICNYPEKHEESIKYFCKERNESDCEYKISTKHYITSGRYTLSKKRTERHYTVIIRGLTEDDGGIYWCGEEKEGSYIALIKLVNLLVRTPSKPSTSSPTLSSSSTLTGPGTPGIILVCVCLVVFLLVVSLFIVYRWKHNKTTANSSGKRVNRDTEINREGFHAGGDYVEIDERPLQSERGNTTASIYTTIDFHKDPSCPNEATTTISKEDTSSCDCATVNVDQNSTYPTVNHPHSTSEAPSIYSTVSKQGDT; this is translated from the exons ATGAGGATCCTGCTGATAGTCACCCTGCTGGCCTTCATGACAG GTTGTGTGAGCTCATTCACAGTGCCTGGATACTCTGGAGGAACTGTCTTCATCTACTGTCATTATGAAAGAGGAGACATaattgacaaaaaatatttctgcatGGCGCCAGAGTACAATATGAGTCAGAGTTGTGAGGTTAAAATTAGAGCCAGTAGTCAGAACACCTGGCAGCACAGAGGTAGATTCTCTCTGTATGACGACACTGAGAGAAACTTATTCACGGTGGTCATCAGACAACTGACCAGAGAAGATGAAGGAATCTACTGGTGTGGAGTGGATAAACCTGGTGTACCTGACAGTTATACCAAGGTGGAGATGGAAGTAAAAGACG ATAAATGCTGTAATAAGTCAGTCACAGAGACGGTCGATCTGGGAGGAGAAGCTAACATCATCTGTAACTATCCAGAGAAACATGAGGAAAGCATCAAGTATTTCTGCAAGGAAAGGAATGAATCAGATTGTGAATACAAAATATCAAccaaacattacattacatcagGAAGATACACTCTATCTAAgaaaagaacagagagacaTTACACTGTGATAATCCGTGGGCTGACTGAAGATGATGGTGGAATATACTGGTGTGGGGAGGAGAAAGAAGGCAGTTACATCGCACTGATCAAACTCGTGAATTTGCTGGTTAGAA CACCATCCAAACCCTCCACCAGCTCCCcaacattatcatcatcatcaacactTACTGGACCTG gtacTCCAGGTATcatcttggtgtgtgtgtgtctggttgtgttTCTGCTGGTGGTCAGTCTTTTCATAGTCTACAGATGGAAACACAACAAGACAACCG CCAACTCTTCAGGGAAGAGGGTGAACAGAGACACTGAAATCAACAGAGAG GGTTTTCATGCTGGCGGTGACTATGTGGAGATAGACGAACGCCCCCTACAGTCAGAAAGAGGCAATACAACTGCCTCCATCTACACCACCATCGACTTCCACAAGGATCCCAGCTGCCCCAATGaagccaccaccaccatcagtaAAGAGGACACATCCTCCTGTGACTGTGCTACTGTAAATGTTGATCAAAACTCCACCTACCCTACTGTCAATCATCCACACAGCACATCTGAAGCTCCATCCATCTACTCCACA